From the Cystobacter ferrugineus genome, the window GCTTTATCTGCTCAGGCTTGAGTTCTCGCACACTCCTGAGCACAGGTCGAGCGTCAGGCGGCAAATCATCTTCGCTTGACCTTATGGCAACGGGAGTGCTGCGAGGGACATCCATCCCCAGCAAGACATCGACGGAAACCTTAAGCACCAACGCCAGTTTCACCAGCGTTCTAACGCGCGGAAGCCTGTGGCCCCGCTCGATCTTGCCGTACACCTCAATAGCAATTCCGATTCGCTCGGCAACGTCGGCTTGACTCAGCTTGGCCCGATTGCGCGCGGGTTTCAGATTCTGCCGAAGCACATTCTGTGCTTTCACCCTCCATTCTTGGTCTGCCGCCGAACCCCTCACGATCAGCCCTCCTCGTCGTCCAGGTCTGAAAGCGCGGTGCGCTCGATAGGACTTCCAAGCAAGCGCCGCGCGCTCTTTGCCGCACCGTAGATGCCGGACAACTCAGCACCCGCAGCCTTGTCGTCAAAGGGACTCTGGAGCTTCGCCAAGTATTCGCGCAGTCCATCGCGCATCTGAGCCGCGGTAAGACGCTCGCTCGGATCAGGCTGAAGGGCTCGGCGCACGATCTCGCCCAGACCTTTGGGCAACTGGTCAAGCCTATCCTTGAGCTGGGCAACGTCAAACCGAAGTGCGCGGTCGGCCAGGACCCCGGGATCCGTCCACACGTGCTGTTCCGTTGTAACCTTACGGGCAACGCGGGGTTTCTGGACATCCTCGGGAATGTCTACCGGGTCAAGCGCATACAGCGCCCACAACGTTTCCAACAGAGTGAGACCAAGGGAGAAAACATCCGCCCGTCCGTCAACCTTACGCGCTATGAGCGAGTCGCCAACAGGCCCCGAAGAGTCCATCACAGCCCGCCACAGCTCAGGCGCAGCATAGGCCGCGTCACCTCGAAGGATACCCGGAGGCGTCTTCAAGCGGTCGCGCAGCTCGGAGTATGCCGACCCGAAGTTCACCAGCTTGACCCGGCCGTCAAAGCCGACCCGTATACGCATCGGGCCCACGCCACGGTGAATGATGTGGAGGGGGGTCCCCTGTTTATCCGCCTGCATGTGTGCATGGTCGAGCGCGTCAGCCACCAGTGACGCAACATGGGCGGCAAAAGCGGGGGAGACCCTGCGGCCAACCAGAAGGCTAAAATCCAATGCCGTCGCCAAGTAAAGCCCTGGCATGGACTCCGTGACAACATAAGTTGCGCGGTCAGGCGCAACCGTAATCCCGTGCACCTTGGCGATATGGGGGTGTTCCAAGTGCAAAGCCAGTTGAACCTCTTCCCAGTATCGCCCCCGTTGCTCGCCATCCCCGGAAACCGCAACAGGTTTCAATAGGACTTGGGTGCGCTCACCGTTCGCGACAGTGGTGCGCCACGCCTGAT encodes:
- a CDS encoding helix-turn-helix domain-containing protein, with amino-acid sequence MKAQNVLRQNLKPARNRAKLSQADVAERIGIAIEVYGKIERGHRLPRVRTLVKLALVLKVSVDVLLGMDVPRSTPVAIRSSEDDLPPDARPVLRSVRELKPEQIKLITKTGCHLIEAKAERRRRREERGR
- a CDS encoding protein kinase domain-containing protein, whose translation is MSKPELPRVKHRHFTLDGFRYQIYATQVEDRDYDTLYQAWRTTVANGERTQVLLKPVAVSGDGEQRGRYWEEVQLALHLEHPHIAKVHGITVAPDRATYVVTESMPGLYLATALDFSLLVGRRVSPAFAAHVASLVADALDHAHMQADKQGTPLHIIHRGVGPMRIRVGFDGRVKLVNFGSAYSELRDRLKTPPGILRGDAAYAAPELWRAVMDSSGPVGDSLIARKVDGRADVFSLGLTLLETLWALYALDPVDIPEDVQKPRVARKVTTEQHVWTDPGVLADRALRFDVAQLKDRLDQLPKGLGEIVRRALQPDPSERLTAAQMRDGLREYLAKLQSPFDDKAAGAELSGIYGAAKSARRLLGSPIERTALSDLDDEEG